Genomic DNA from Sebaldella sp. S0638:
TGTACCTTAATGATCAGGTAAAAGAATGGGCAGCAAATATGGGGATTACAGAAGTATACAATGATTATAAAAAAATACTGGAAGATAAAGAGATCGATGCTGTATTAATCTGTTCTTCTACAGATACACACTCTCCTATATCTATAGAAGCTATAAATGCAGGAAAGCATGTATTTTGTGAAAAGCCAATAGATCATGATGTAGAAAGAATAAAAAATGTAATAAAAGCGCTGGAAAGCTCAAAAGTAAAATATCAGGTAGGGTTTAACAGAAGATTTGACCATAATTTCAGAGCTGTGAAAGAAGCAGTGGCAGCTGGAAAAATAGGTCAGCCTCATATTCTTAAAATAACTTCAAGAGATCCTATGCCGCCTGCAGTAGAGTATATAAAAGTATCGGGCGGGATGTTCCTTGATATGACAATACATGATTTCGACATGGTAAGATATCTTCTTGACAGTGAAGTAGAAGAAGTATATGCACAGGGAGCAGTTCTTGTGGATAAAAGAATAGGTGAAGAGGGAGATATAGATACTGCAATTATAACAATGAAAATGGAAAACGGAGCACTTGCAGTAATTGATAACTCAAGACAGGCTGCTTACGGATATGATCAGAGAGCGGAAGTTTTCGGATCAAAGGGTCAGGTAGCGGCGTATAATGATACTACTTCAACAGCGGAATTATCAAATGCTGACGGAGTAACTAAGGAAAAACCTCTGTTTTTCTTCCTTGAAAGATATATGCAGGCATATGCACAGGAAATAAGAGAATTCATAGAAGCAATCACTCAGGATAAAGAAGTGCCTGTAGGAGCAGTAGATGGACTAAAGCCTGTACTTATAGGTCTTGCAGCAAAGAAATCAATAGAAGAAAACAGACCTGTAAAAATATCTGAAATAAGTTTTTAACTGCCTGAACTATAAGAATTTCATAGTTACGGCACTAAATATAAATAATACCCGGGTACTGACTTATATACCTCTTAAAATAACAGTATCCGGGATATCTTAAAAATTCGGGAGGAAAGTATGTTAAGTGGAAAAGTAAAATTAGCTATTGCACCTATAGCATGGACAAATGACGATATGCCTGATTTGGGAAGTGAAAATACATTTGAGCAATGTGTAAGCGAAATGGCATTAGCTGGATTTACAGGGACAGAAGTGGGAAATAAGTATCCCAGAGATACAGCAGTGCTGAAAAAAGCTTTGGAACTAAGAGGGCTGAATGTAGCCAGTGCATGGTTTAGTGCATTTCTTACTACTAAGCCTTATGAAGAAACTAAGACTGAGTTCATAAAACACAGAGATTTTCTTCATGCAATGGGAGCAAAAGTAATAGTTGTTTCTGAACAGGGTCACAGTGTACAGGGGCAGATAGATACTCCGGTATTTGATAAAAAACCTGTATTTACTGATGAAGAGTGGACAAAACTAGCAGAAGGGCTGAATAAGCTTGGTGAGTTAGCTAAAGAAAAAGGTATGAAAATAGTATATCACCACCATATGGGAACAGGAGTACAGACAGAGGAAGAAGTGGATAAACTTATGAATATGACAGATGAAAATCTGGTATATCTGCTGTATGATTCAGGACATCTTAAGTTTTCCGGGGAAGATACAATCTCTGTATTAAAAAAATATATAAACAGAATAAAGCATGTACACTTAAAAGATATAAGACCAGAAGTAGTAGAAAAAGTAAAAAATGAAAAGTGGAGCTTTTTGAAAGCGGTAAGAGAAGGGGCGTTCACAGTTCCGGGAGACGGCTGTATCGACTTTGAACCGATTTTCAAAATACTTGATGATAATAATTATGAAGGATGGTTTGTAGTAGAAGCCGAGCAGGATCCTGCCAAGGCAAATCCTCTGGAATATGCAATAAAAGCAAGAAAATACATTAAGGAAAAAGCCGGAATATAGGCAAAGAATAAGAAAGTATAAATGATAAAAAACTAGGACAGGTGGAGAAAACTCATGGTTATGAAGAAAAGATTTAGATTAGCGGTTTTAGTCATACTCCTTTTAATAATTCAGACTAATATATTTGGAGATGAAAAGATGTTGGAAGAATTCAAGATAGCATTTATATCAGACGCTCATTTTCATGATGTATATGCTGATTTTGAAGATGAATCATTTGACGGACTGAAAAATAGCATTACCGGGAAAAATGCAAAGATAAGAACAATGGAAGCAGAATTGACTTCCACGAGACTTTTTAATGAGAATTACTATGCATTAACCGCTGCTTTGGATAATGTGGCAGAACAAAAAATAAAGTATGTGGGACTTGCTGGAGATTTCAGCGATGACGGGCAGATTGTCCACATCAGGGGACTGAAAAAGATACTAGACTCATATACGGATAAATACGGCATACAGTTTTTCGCAGTTATGGGAAATCATGATCCGGTGAAACCGGTGGATAATCCCAACGGAAAAAGTGATTTTCTCGGAAAAGGCGGAATGGAGCAGAGGATTTTCAGCAAGGGTGCCAAAGAATGTGTCGGTTACAGCGGGGATAAAGCGCTGATTGATACAGGCAGCGGTAATCCCACAGTGTGTACACAGGAGATTTTGGAATTAGGATATGAAAAAATAGCAGGAGAAATGGGGAAGTACGGTTTTATGCCGCAAAAAGAGTATTTATACTGGGCAACTCCATACAGCAGCTATAATTATGATACCTATACATATGAAAAAGCACTGGCAGAATCACCAATGGCAAAAAGAAAATATGAGGAATGCCTTGAGGGAACAGGCGGAAAATATAAAAAAAACTCATATACAAACTGTTTTATGGTAGGAGACCCTACTTATCTTGTGGAACCTGTAAAGGGAATATGGATACTTGCAATAGATGCAAATGTATATCTTCCTGTAAAGGATGCGGATATGAAAAATCCCGGCAATCCTTCGAATTTTGAGGGATCGGGAAATGCAGGGTATAACAAAATGATTACACATAAAGCAGAAACTGTGGAATGGATCGCAGAAGTAGTGAAAAATGCCGAGAAAGAAGGAAAGACACTAATTACATTCAGTCATTTTCCTATGATAGATTTTTATGATAATAATCAAAAAGATCTGGAAGAAATTTTCGGAAAAAATAAACTTGATTTGAGAAGACTGCCCACAGAGGAAACAACAGAAAAAATGGCACAGACAGGAGTAAGATTCAATGTGGCAGGGCATCTTCACTTTAATGATACAGGGGTAAGAAAGTATGGAAACGGGGATTTTCTGGTAAATATACAGGTTCCGTCTCTTGCGGCTTATGTGCCGGGATATAAGATACTTACAATGAAAGGGAAGAATCTTCTTGAGGTAGAAACTGTAGAAATAAAAGATGTGCCGAGATTTGACGAGTTATTCGAGCATTACAGGGAAGAACATAAGTATCTTTCTGAAAATAAACCGGAAAAGAACTGGGACATAAGA
This window encodes:
- a CDS encoding metallophosphoesterase, yielding MVMKKRFRLAVLVILLLIIQTNIFGDEKMLEEFKIAFISDAHFHDVYADFEDESFDGLKNSITGKNAKIRTMEAELTSTRLFNENYYALTAALDNVAEQKIKYVGLAGDFSDDGQIVHIRGLKKILDSYTDKYGIQFFAVMGNHDPVKPVDNPNGKSDFLGKGGMEQRIFSKGAKECVGYSGDKALIDTGSGNPTVCTQEILELGYEKIAGEMGKYGFMPQKEYLYWATPYSSYNYDTYTYEKALAESPMAKRKYEECLEGTGGKYKKNSYTNCFMVGDPTYLVEPVKGIWILAIDANVYLPVKDADMKNPGNPSNFEGSGNAGYNKMITHKAETVEWIAEVVKNAEKEGKTLITFSHFPMIDFYDNNQKDLEEIFGKNKLDLRRLPTEETTEKMAQTGVRFNVAGHLHFNDTGVRKYGNGDFLVNIQVPSLAAYVPGYKILTMKGKNLLEVETVEIKDVPRFDELFEHYREEHKYLSENKPEKNWDIRVLDSKNYGEFTDWHLIELTRKRFLPQQWPEDLRKILDTMNGKDILTYSELDSIISVKDLEMIKSGNTSDVDKNTLKLWKDAEKKAQSDAKKSGLNVKNFEKWNGFDLAVDFYRFMNADELALKKVSRDRIKEYSLIYHNLEKKNSTDVTDDTVNYYYTRLFRVMYNFTNDTPSDRFIVDFNKKEITDLSKNTNRMK
- the iolE gene encoding myo-inosose-2 dehydratase translates to MLSGKVKLAIAPIAWTNDDMPDLGSENTFEQCVSEMALAGFTGTEVGNKYPRDTAVLKKALELRGLNVASAWFSAFLTTKPYEETKTEFIKHRDFLHAMGAKVIVVSEQGHSVQGQIDTPVFDKKPVFTDEEWTKLAEGLNKLGELAKEKGMKIVYHHHMGTGVQTEEEVDKLMNMTDENLVYLLYDSGHLKFSGEDTISVLKKYINRIKHVHLKDIRPEVVEKVKNEKWSFLKAVREGAFTVPGDGCIDFEPIFKILDDNNYEGWFVVEAEQDPAKANPLEYAIKARKYIKEKAGI
- the iolG gene encoding inositol 2-dehydrogenase, translating into MLKIGIIGAGRIGQVHAESITKYVKEAEVKSIADVYLNDQVKEWAANMGITEVYNDYKKILEDKEIDAVLICSSTDTHSPISIEAINAGKHVFCEKPIDHDVERIKNVIKALESSKVKYQVGFNRRFDHNFRAVKEAVAAGKIGQPHILKITSRDPMPPAVEYIKVSGGMFLDMTIHDFDMVRYLLDSEVEEVYAQGAVLVDKRIGEEGDIDTAIITMKMENGALAVIDNSRQAAYGYDQRAEVFGSKGQVAAYNDTTSTAELSNADGVTKEKPLFFFLERYMQAYAQEIREFIEAITQDKEVPVGAVDGLKPVLIGLAAKKSIEENRPVKISEISF